A single genomic interval of Armigeres subalbatus isolate Guangzhou_Male chromosome 1, GZ_Asu_2, whole genome shotgun sequence harbors:
- the LOC134205556 gene encoding segmentation protein Runt, with the protein MHLPASSECQSPTAAAKSMNDMFSNLHDMLQEYHGELVQTGSPAVLCSVLPTHWRSNKSLPCAFKVIALDDIQDGTPVTIKAGNDENYHAELRNCHSVMKNQVAKFNDLRFVGRSGRGKSFSITITIGGSPIQIATYTKAIKVTVDGPREPRSKQNFAYGHPGAFNPFMLNPGWFDAAYMNMNYAWSDYFRQQQLQVQQQQASQPSPVSAPGKGSPTLPTPNGTTGPLLPTPPADFMSLSGAPASTNGLPTPTGPVLPNGATYLPQFPFGPHADLHLKSPFLPYDISPLRANGLRGHQLSATLTLSSNDFISSSRLSPASSRNSTSSPPSTLNQSQIKMTIELNSTNEHSSAEESDDEPIDVVKSAFVPILRPAPTSSADTTSDAHPQAPLKSETPDSTTTTPNSPPPPVQPQTRCELKAPSSKKPQLHELAPSEPSSPESTKLKSPSLIIKQSAKTVWRPY; encoded by the exons ATGCATCTTCCGGCTAGCAGCGAGTGTCAATCGCCTACAGCAGCGGCCAAAAGCATGAATGACATGTTCTCGAATCTTCACGACATGCTGCAGGAGTACCACGGAGAGCTGGTGCAGACCGGCTCGCCGGCGGTCCTCTGTTCAGTACTACCGACGCACTGGCGCTCCAACAAGAGCTTGCCGTGTGCCTTCAAAGTGATCGCCCTGGATGACATCCAGGACGGCACCCCGGTCACAATTAAGGCCGGCAACGACGAAAACTACCACGCCGAGCTTAGAAATTGCCACTCTGTGATGAAGAATCAGGTGGCAAAGTTTAACGATCTTCGCTTCGTCGGAAGATCCGGTCGGGGGAAATCATTCTCGATCACGATTACCATCGGCGGAAGCCCGATCCAGATCGCCACCTACACCAAAGCAATCAAAGTGACCGTCGATGGACCGCGGGAACCTCGATCTAAGCAAA ATTTCGCCTACGGCCATCCGGGTGCATTCAATCCGTTTATGCTGAACCCGGGGTGGTTCGATGCGGCCTACATGAACATGAACTACGCCTGGTCTGACTACTTCCGACAGCAGCAACTGCAGGTCCAGCAGCAACAGGCGAGCCAACCGAGTCCGGTTAGCGCCCCTGGAAAAG GATCGCCAACGCTACCAACGCCGAACGGTACAACTGGACCTCTTCTACCTACACCGCCAGCAGATTTTATGTCGCTTTCTGGAGCACCGGCATCTACGAACGGTCTTCCTACTCCAACCGGTCCGGTACTGCCCAACGGAGCCACGTACCTTCCACAGTTTCCCTTCGGACCCCACGCCGATCTGCATCTGAAATCTCCATTCCTGCCTTATGACATTTCACCACTTCGTGCCAACGGTCTCCGAGGACATCAACTATCCGCAACCCTAACCCTCTCATCGAATGACTTCATCTCCTCCTCACGCCTCTCTCCCGCGTCCTCACGAAATTCCACCTCCTCACCTCCCTCCACGCTCAATCAGTCCCAAATCAAAATGACCATCGAGCTCAACTCCACCAACGAGCACTCGTCCGCCGAGGAGTCCGACGACGAGCCCATAGACGTCGTGAAGTCAGCCTTTGTACCGATACTTCGACCGGCACCGACGTCGTCAGCTGATACCACCTCGGATGCCCACCCCCAGGCACCACTGAAATCGGAAACGCCCGATTCGACGACCACGACTCCCAACTCGCCCCCGCCTCCAGTGCAACCGCAGACGCGATGCGAACTGAAAGCTCCCTCCTCGAAGAAACCCCAACTCCACGAGCTGGCACCGAGCGAACCCTCATCGCCGGAAAGCACCAAGCTCAAATCGCCCAGCCTCATCATCAAACAGTCGGCGAAAACCGTTTGGCGGCCCTATTGA